The proteins below come from a single Phocoena sinus isolate mPhoSin1 chromosome 2, mPhoSin1.pri, whole genome shotgun sequence genomic window:
- the LOC116749082 gene encoding malignant T-cell-amplified sequence 1-like, whose product MFKKFDEKENVSNCIQLKTSVIKGIKNQLIEQFPGIDPWLNQIMPKKDPVKIVRCHEHIEILTVNGELLFFRQREGPFYPTLRLLHKYPFILPRQQVDKGAIKFVLSGANIMCPGLTSPGAKLYPAAVDTVVAIMAEGKQHALCVGVMKMSAEEIEKVNKGIGIENIHYLNDGLWHMKTYK is encoded by the coding sequence ATGTTCAAGaaatttgatgaaaaagaaaatgtgtccaACTGCATCCAGTTGAAAACTTCCGTTATTAAGGGTATTAAGAACCAGTTGATAGAGCAATTTCCTGGTATCGATCCGTGGCTGAATCAAATCATGCCTAAGAAGGATCCGGTCAAAATAGTGCGATGCCACGAACACATAGAAATCCTCACTGTAAACGGGGAGTTACTATTTTTTAGACAAAGAGAAGGGCCTTTTTATCCAACGCTAAGGCTGCTTCACAAATACCCTTTCATCCTGCCCCGCCAGCAGGTTGATAAAGGAGCCATCAAGTTTGTGCTCAGTGGAGCCAATATCATGTGTCCGGGCCTGACCTCTCCCGGAGCTAAGCTCTACCCCGCCGCGGTGGACACGGTGGTTGCAATCATGGCAGAAGGAAAACAGCACGCCCTGTGTGTGGGAGTCATGAAGATGTCAGCAGAGGAAATCGAGAAAGTCAACAAAGGAATCGGGATCGAAAATATCCATTATTTAAATGACGGGCTGTGGCACATGAAGACGTATAAATGA